AACAGCAGAATTTGCATATAATAACGCCAAACACCATTCTACATCCCAAAGCCAATTTTTTCCTAACTATGGCTTGCATCCAGTGTTTATTTGTAATCTTGCATTTAATACTTGAATTCCTGCTGTTACAAACAGATTTACAGAGTTGCAGAAAGCTCAAAAAGAACTAACTGAGATGTTGCAAAAGGGCCAGGAAGGTTACAAAGAAGCAGCGGATAAACATTGCAAAGCCCCATCTACCTTTCAGGTCAGTGACAAGGTTTCGCTTTCTACAAAAAAATCTGAAAGCGAAAGTACAGTCTTCTAAATTTGGTCAAAATTTCATAGACCTTTTTCAAATTTCTGCAGAAATTAACCCAGTTATTTCCATTTAAATCTTCCTAGCAGTTTGAAAATTGACCGTGTTTCATGTATCCTTGCTCATACCATTCAGTGAAAACCTGCTTCCAGGAAGATCTCAGCCACCTCCTCCACCACAAAAAGTCCATGGTGAAGAAGAGTATATCGTGGATGAAATTCTGGACTTTAGAAGATTTAGAGCAAGATTAAAGTATTTGGTGCAATAGAGGGGTTACAGATCTTAAGAAAATTCATGAAAGCCGGAGGGCAACATTTATGCACCTATGcttttcatcagagaaatccagagGCCAACCTGaaaggaggggagtactgtcaggaGTCAAACCCAACAGTTCTTGTGCACCAGGCAGCAGCTTTTACCTCTGAGCTATTTAGTTTGCTAGTTTGCTGGACATTTCCTTGCTAGCCCAGATACTAGTATctgtgttgtttctgattgtctccaccctgattGAATACTctatttaaacctggcattgcacttccttTTTTGTGAGATAAtggagctcccagcctttagtcaagcttTCCTTTCACCTATTTCATTCCAAAAATTTACCACTAGATAttcctgactacgctacctgctgAATCACTAACTACattgctgctccgtgtactgacctttagctattcctgactatgctacctgctggtgctgccTGCCCCTAGTGGTTTCAATATCACTACTTCAACCTAGGTCAGTCCATAACACGTGTAGAGTTACAGGGGGTGCACACTTAGAGCATTGTATAGTTAGAGGATGTGTAAAGTTAGAGAGGTGTAAATTAGGAAAGTATAGTAAGATTGGAAGCAGAGTTAGAGGGGATGTAGAGTTAGAAGAGTGAGGAGTAGAATTAGAGGATGTGTAGAGTTAGAGGGGGTGTAGATATAAGGAGGAAGACCATACTGCAAGTACCTGCATTGAGCCGGGTCCAGAACTGTTGAGGCCGCATCCCCTGTTTCCTGGGGAAAGGAATAGGTGACCGAACAGTCCCCATGACCCAGGAAGAGGGGGCGTGTTTAGAGAGGGAACCCGGCTGGAAGCTGAGGGAGAAAGCGTGCGAAGCTGCAGAGAGCACCCTGCTGTCAGCGTGCGAGCTGCAGGGCAGGCAGCGCGCTCCGCACCCGACCCGCCAGTGTTGCAATGGACTGCAGCAGACAGACCCGTCGGCCTAGAGAGAGACTTGGCGAGAAGAGATGGTGCACAGCAGGGGGGCGCAAGTGCTCCAGCCCTCGAGCATAAATATAGCGCATGCCTGCGCTCAACCTTTCCGCCAGCCGTGAGAGGGGCAAGGTGTGTGTACAGCGTGCTCCGCAAGGTGTGCAGCCGGGCCGAGACAAAACGGGTCGGCCATATGCCAGGATGCTGCGGTCTGCCGCAGTGACAGGGACAAAGCCAGGAGCCCTGTTCAGCTGAGTGCTGCACGTAAGCTTAAAAGCcagggcagtgtgcaggactgttTATTGCTACTCACATTGCCGTATGTTGCCACACCATACAGCTAGGACCCTGACAGTATTGCAGCTTTGCCTGCGTTGGCCGCAGcaacttatggactaggggctcagtggaaggtaccggacaccAACCACTGCTGTCAGAAGGCAGACCACCATTACCAGCAGGACCTTCTTGGACAAGCACCGCACCAGCTGTTGTTGGTGATACTGACTTTCAAGCAGCATCTACAGTCGATGAAACTTCTGATGCGATAAGTCTACAAAGGAACTGCCGTTACTGAATCTACTGTTTTTCAACCCCACATATCCTTTTGCCATTGAATCGTTCAGTCTGCCATTTAACTTTTTATTTCCCCATTTAACTGTttgcctccctgcatggagtatcccTGTTAAAGTAAAATTGTTAACCCtaggctgatttcacatttgcggttgtgtctgtaGTGTTTatgccgcatacttctgcatgcatcgtgttttcctatctttaacattggggacgcaggtACATGCGACTGGATGCTTTTTGGcacgtttgacgatgcatgcgtcgtttagtTGTCTGCGGCTTGGCGCAGTAAACGCAACATGTGGCAATTttggaggcgtcaatttgccgcctagaaacatatGCGGTTGTTTGCGAAAGGAATGCATCGAAACAATGCATTTCAGTATATGAGAACGCATGCATTCGCAAGCACACACTTTTGTTTGCATTTGTGAACGCATGTGTTTTTCCAGAGTAAACCTGTCTAGACactaattagccaccccccacacagAGACAGATAAAAAGAGAGAGTGGGCATTTGCAGTCCACAACTCTGCAGACTGGAAAGAAGAAGCTCTGAGACTGGGAAGAAGAAGCTCTGAACCTGTGAGGAATCTCCACTTTGGACAATGTGAGTATAAAAGCCAATGTCtgtcttttcttttttctctctttatATGTACTAATAATTTCTGTATCTTTCTTTCTTGCAGCATTCATCAGTATATCTTCGTCTTCTTCCTCAGAGGAGCGTCCTTGCTCTGAACATGCTGGACACGAAAGTGGAGttctcacctcttcagattggtaagtattctctgtcacatctacacatgtgacaatttatttattttttttcaaaacagTTCTTCAACTGCAGCAGAGGCCGAGCTGGAGCAGCATGGACAAGATCGTGTGGCAAGgcggcgtgtaagtatacctgactgattgtactctgtttattgtatcctgactgtCTATTCTCGCCTGTTCATTTCTTCACTTTgcttatttctttacctttttgttttttactccttttttttttcttgactttaattattcttgcctgttttctgtcttggttgttttctttcttttccttattttAATCTCTCCAACGTTaatgtctttctttcttttctaggttccagaatgggatgaagacCTCATTGATAATGACATCCTCATATCCCTGGTCCATGAGCAAGTCCCGTTGttggacacccgggttccgcagcactcggacaaagtGACGATCCGGcgactatggaatgaggtggcccaagcgatgatggatggatggaatgacgccccgactcgggtccgcaaggcattttgtaagtattgcaatgcggtgtgatgcagcagtgaccttggccgggatcacacaactgtgtgcgatgcgagaaactcctgagagttattCTCATCACACAcagatgtgtgatcccggccaaaaatGCATTgtgtaaccatttttttttaaacactgctcaaagtcagaacacgttgccgttcgatgaaggatcgcttcaaacaAGGACCTTCATCAATAGAGCcgggttcccagtggttctggagcaaggatcagaaaatataaACATCGCCGCATGCTGGCATTTTTGAAACTGGTCCTTGCCCAGataacgtaagtatttttgtggtgtattggattgtgttgtattgcctaatctgtatttttctattccacaggagttggcgcttttactattataaatgtttggtactaatgtttttcttttgttttcacagtacctattctgccaccgatatacgtggatgagatatgtctgagggatgtgatcacaaatcgctatataaacaatggcaggtagcgttactcactaactgtgccaccagtctctatcagccgcgcgtggtgatccggaaggatgatgcagtgatacattcaacaggtttatttacagtaccttggtgagagtgaggactgtaggttagagctgttacagaatcaccagatagagataatagaagcttcaggttagaggtaacaagagaatcctttctccagctctgcagcacatgtgggatccaagatggcacggagtacaaaaacaggaagagaaggaaaaagataggaggagctaaagacagaaaggtgttgtgggaaaattccataacaaatattacagtgatatagcaaacggccagtagatggcagcaaagtataacaaatgatagaaccaggcttattagcactacaaaaaggtccatgtatggctgaaagtctatcataataaactgagcagcacagtaCCTGGTGCAGCACCCTTGAGCCTGttactggagcggtccttcatcgaacagccatggacccgtcccagccatccaccagcgcagcagcaagtgggcatgcaacacagactggagaccaggaagctggtccatcaggtgttcccctgtcccagtcctctgcctcttttttggggggctcttcccgccagcggcagagggccttgggcaggtcactcatgcctgagtttttgtgCTTGAGTTGATCTTTCATGATGGACCCAAGGCAATGGGAGACAGATTGGATAGTTACTTCAACCTTAtaaatacacttatccaggatgtcacccaaagccttgaccaagtgaaacccgacctccagaggccagcacataattttttaaatcaaattgaacagggcatgtcagaacaccttactcctgatctccagctgaatgtCATGCatacctgcaatgctgcttatgtgcaggctatgcagccgagtctgtattttcagcagccagtggtgacatttccacctgtgccaacactggcacgcttgacctcaatgccgagctctgctgtataccactgcatggccaccaccattccaagccctgctggacaccactacagcgccaccaccatgccgagtgctgttggataccccaccgccaccaccatgccaagtgctgctcctgcttggacatcctcaactgccaccagcatgcagcagcaccgGGACCATGACAGGCTggccaccatcaccaggtcccagctgcagcagcagcagcacccggaccctggtaTGGCcttcaccaccacaaccagcatgcagcagcacccgAACCATGACAGGCTGGCCACCATCACCAAGTCCCAGCTGCAGCAGCACCTGGACCCTGGCATGCCCTTCACCGCCAGCATGCAGCACTACCTGGACCATGACAGGCTGGCCACCATCACCGGGCCACAGGAACACAgcacaccgaggctccccagacagcAGCGCAGATCccggaaacaaacaaaaaaaaacgcggaCTATCGCACTccttcccccttcacctcccaatgtgtctgtgatgtcaggtttgtcttgcccttccagtgtgtctctcccGACCTATGCCTCCAGTACCATCCCTGAACTCcctgaccccactagtttaatCGCCCCTTCTCCTGTAACCCCTGCGTCGTCTTTAGCCACAGCAAGGCCTCACAGCTCAACACCCCCcagttttgtaaaaaataaaaaaaatttttgccccAAATACTGTTTGGTTCTTTGTGCATTTTGCTGtcagcaacacacaccgtgcgctgactacacacactgctccgtacaatttgtgtttttgccacctcatagctccaggagtaaaggtaccgttacactaaacgatttaccaacgatcacgaccagcgatacgacctggccgtgatcgttggtaagtcgttgtgtggtcgctggggagctgtcacacagacagctctctccagcgaccaacaatccggggaaagacttcggcatcgttgaaactgtcttcaacgatgccgaagtccccgggtaaccagggtaaacattgggttactaagtgcatggccgcgcttagtaacccgatatttaccctggttaccattgtaaaagtaaaaaaaacaaaacagtacatactcacattctgatgtctgtcacgtcccccggcgtccacagggttaaaactgctttcggcaggagcgctgctaatgcacgcgctccggccgagagcttccctgcattgactgtcagcgtcggcagtaacagcggtgacgtcaccgctgtgctctgcttaacggccggcactgacagtcagtgcagggaagctctcggccggagcgcgtgcattagcagcgctcctgctgaaagcagttttaaccctgtggacgccgggggacgtgacagacatcagaatgtgagtatgtactgttttttattttttacttttacaatggtaaccagggtaaatatcgggttactaagcgcggccctgcgcttagtaacccaatatttacactggttacaagtgaacacatcgctggatcggcatcacacacgccgatccagcgatgacagcgggtgaacagcgaccaaaaaaaggtcctgatcattccccagcgaacaacgatctcccagcaggggcctgatcgttggtcgctgtcacacctaacgagatcgttagcgggatcgttgctacgtcacaaaaagcgtgacgttgcaactatatccttaacgatatcgttatgtgtgaaggtaccttaagacaagtAGAACcttgcagctttgcttcttgtgtttggtatggagctatgagttgtcacaAACTAATATGACTTGTATTTTCTCCAGAAactcttcagtctgcttaatctatgtgatgcagactgaagagacaatggaggtaatacaaggcatatctatactcacctgaacAGCTGCCAAAAATAGTGAATTCAGGATCCACAAAACCCAGCATTCTGAACTCACTATTTCTGAAAAATGGtatggtgagtatagatatgccttgtattacctccattttttcttcagtctatgtaatctatttcacacaaactgaagatacgatggaggtcatacaaggcatatctatactcacctggacaggtgtcagaaatagtgaattcatgatgctgggttttgtgcatcTTGAACTCATTATTTCTGACATGaactggtgagtatagatctgctttgtattatacctccatcttctcctcagtctgcgtccaatagatactgcagaagagACTCAAGATataatgacgtcaactaccatCATAAGTGGTTTTGAGACAaaagacataggagactcggtacaggtatcaaaacacattgtttattaacaacaaacattAGGATCATTTTAAACATGACTGgtacagactagtgatgagcgaatatactcggtactcgtgatttcccaagcacgctctgttgtcctctgttatgatctggtggccgaggagcagcatgagacgtactctggagaaggtggtacctgtactgactgcaaacctgaacttagcaccgcaactagaagtagccatgggatgtacctaacgctccctagacacctcgacacagccttagaactaacttcccctaaagatagaaacgggaaaactatcttgcctcagagaaaatccccaaaggatagacagccccccacaaatattgactgtgagatgagagggaaatgacatacgcagactgaaatcaggacttagcaaaggaggcctttctagctaaagagaaagaataggacagagtactatgcggtcagtattaaaacactagaaaatatccaccacagaaaatacaaatctccacatctgactaaagacgtggagggtatatctgcatctccagagacacagcttggctgcaaaaaatccttcacagacaaagctgggcaagacaaaacatgaaaatgcactgaactataagatccacagcttgtggacagcaaaaacaaagtcagaacttatctttgttgaaatgaacagcaaaacaggagagaccaggtatggatgtgaatcctccaaaaacaatggacaactggcactgactaaaggatcaagcaagactatatagcccagcccaaattgcaataagtggacacacctgataaatgctgtgatccaaagacagcagcactaccactcataaccaccggagggagcccaagagcagaattcacaacagtcctccgagtatttgtaagtactcggagatttagttttcatcgccacagctgaatgatttacatctgttagccagcataagtacatgtgggggttccctggttgctagggaatccccacatgtaatcaagctggctaacagatgtaaatcattcagctgtggcgctgaaaactaaatctccgagtacttacaaatactcggaggacacccgagcgtgctcgggaaatttcaggtaccgagtatattcgctcatcactagtacagacccaaacccaacagaacATTTTGCAcatcatcttgccatgccacacgtccggtGTCAGAAACcaagtaggcagcaaattggtccctcatgtgggcaacttcaactgttgaccgcagagggtgatgctggtaatctggcaatgggttgcaACCGGTTCATCCAGTTCGATGATGAGTCGCTCCTTAgcgattatgtaattgtggagaaccacacaggctttgataacctcatcgactgtctccgttTTTAGATTAATagctgtcccaagaatgcgccattttgagacaagaatgctaaaggcacactcaacagttcttcgggccctggtcagtctgtagttaaaattcCTGTtagtgtgattcaagtcccgactggaatatggcttcagtaggttttcacaaatctgaaaggcctcatccccaactataACAAATGGCagtggtgggccttgagtgttggggagaggtcgtggcaggaggaaattaattttttttccatGCAAACgttggcccatatccgagttcttaaaagcctgggagtcattgccacggccaaaagttccaatgtcctggtgataaagcgacagtccgcatctgctatattTCACGTAGTTAAAGTACTTCAATCCAGATCTGGTGGGTTTGGTAATCCGTATGTGCTTtctatccactgctcccaaaccttTGGGGAAATTACACACTCGCCAGAATTTGTCAGCAATTTCCAGCCACATTTCcgaggtgggtagggggataaattcatcccggagaacgttcTGCAAAGCTCGGCAGGTATCCGCAacaattccagacagggtggaaattcctagccggtactgaaaatggagcgatgataggGTTTCTCCGGTAGCAAGGAATCTGCCatgcagagaaagaaaaaaaatgaagaagCTAAATAGATAAAGGAGAAAAAAATGTATACAAgtcagaacaataataattatgacaggcgtttgtttagcattattacgtaccttaatgtgaccaggagacgttcctctgctggaatcgctctacggagctgggtgtcctgtctccggattgcTCCTTGGACACAACTAAGCAAATCCCGAAACgtttcttgagacatcctggtatattccggaaaTTTCTCCAGGTTGGAATTGAGCTCGCTGTATAGgatgtggtaggctccacgacttcaataatggggtgtgTCCAATAATGACAATGCCGtgttcttctctgtctttctctatttctttgttgctctcaAGCAAATGCATGAGCAAGATgttatacttaaatccaggttgaaataaaagctctccatgcgaagatccatcgtgacacaggatacagcagcaaaatctgaagatttcagctgtccaAGGGTctgtataaagatatcccataacacACGCCCACTGTTGTCCctttggcggtgtctgtttatctagatttttctcctgtaaaattttccaccatgtgcacaaaaaacgcaaacgcatgcaaaacgcatgaaaaagcatgcaaacgctgcatttttttgactgcatgcgtaagctgatgcatcTAAAAACCGCTGCATTTGCATGCGGTTTATCATGCGTTTCAGGTTGCGGAAGATACGCTGTAGAGAGGGCATAGAGTTACATGAACTTTACAGTTAGAGCGGTGTAGTTAGAGGGGTGTAGAGTTAAAGGGTTACAGAGTTAGGGGGTGTGCAGGGTTAGAGGGGTGAAGAGTTAGAAAGGTATAGAGTTAAACAGGGTGCAGTGTTAGAGGGGGTTTAGAGTAGACTTATAGGGGGAGTTATAGGGGATGCAGAGTTAGAGGGTTGTACAGTAAAAAGGTATGAAGAGTTACAAGGGGTGTAGTGTATCCTTAGAGAGGTGTAGACTAGAGTTAGAGGGAGTGTAAAGTTAGAGGGGTGTAGAGTAAAGTTAAAGGGGGTGTAGCAATAGAGGGAAAGTAGAGTTAGAAGAGATGTAGAGATTGAGGAATGTGTAACGGGCTGGGTGGCTGAACCACTGAGCCGAAGCCCAAGGAAAGCCTGGATGGGTGAAACTAGGTGCCTCACCAAATTCGACTTTGGATACATGGTGGCTGACAATACTGAAATCTGAGGAGAGACAAAGGTGTGACCAGGtggtactccaggactgaccttgggtaaatTGCAGCTGATCCCCTATGGACAGTTAGCAGGAACAGCACAAAGGAAGGCACAGTATATGCAGGTAGG
This region of Ranitomeya imitator isolate aRanImi1 chromosome 1, aRanImi1.pri, whole genome shotgun sequence genomic DNA includes:
- the LOC138678314 gene encoding uncharacterized protein, producing MSQETFRDLLSCVQGAIRRQDTQLRRAIPAEERLLVTLRFLATGETLSSLHFQYRLGISTLSGIVADTCRALQNVLRDEFIPLPTSEMWLEIADKFWRVCNFPKGLGAVDRKHIRITKPTRSGLKYFNYVKYSRCGLSLYHQDIGTFGRGNDSQAFKNSDMGQRLHGKKINFLLPRPLPNTQGPPLPFVIVGDEAFQICENLLKPYSSRDLNHTNRNFNYRLTRARRTVECAFSILVSKWRILGTAINLKTETVDEVIKACVVLHNYIIAKERLIIELDEPVATHCQITSITLCGQQLKLPT